One region of Bactrocera neohumeralis isolate Rockhampton chromosome 5, APGP_CSIRO_Bneo_wtdbg2-racon-allhic-juicebox.fasta_v2, whole genome shotgun sequence genomic DNA includes:
- the LOC126760467 gene encoding LOW QUALITY PROTEIN: solute carrier family 12 member 8 (The sequence of the model RefSeq protein was modified relative to this genomic sequence to represent the inferred CDS: inserted 1 base in 1 codon) has product MSNSGSGRANGSGRRQVDWNRFGLDDDGPGDVVVANFRQRGNSGGFVDLGNEYTYAAGGHQASGRNEIFADEQGDKPWWRSNFFISQPVLFGTWDGVFTSCLINVFGVIVFLRSGWIVAQAGIINAVLIIFCTVVIALVSVLSAVGICERCRVESGGVYFLVAHTLGSRFGGSLGLLYCFGQAVGCALNVMGFGESMAGLVGLEGNKWAIRGFATAAVLLLGCINVAGVKWVIKLQFILLMILLVSALDFMVGSFIGFDPDNGFEGWGSSNFWENLMPKYEDGYSWFRVFGVFFPTVTGVLSGINMSGDLRAPSTDIPNGTLAAFGTSTFLYLVFVLFLGATCTHSTLLTNYMISVKVSAVPLLLLAGIYVSSMSSCLGAMYGTPRVLQSIANESVIPGIDVLGKGRGPNKVPLYAMGVVAVVTVSFIIVGDINFLAPIVTMPFLLTYACIDYSYFALAQTFDIQEQREERFRIQASSPSYETRRYGTAQSPGGDSNDLDLLFPDRVRHKNLQQTPQNSPHHVPSNVASTAAAAAMATANQETERNHIQQQQYGSDANGAAFXDGYNSTNVQEGGATEQPADDEEPIAPIRLPIHSKTKNWYSPFCNRWASLLGTFMKLLVMLLVNWYYALTCFVVVFIVWFYVGTANPAVKPGLTAEFNFFAWLKSVIFRCFGKRMHEYEQVVVTPTCPGVDFSRTQLNEDNADFSQRSRYHHSAVVEGHLIDDV; this is encoded by the exons ATGAGTAATAGCGGCAGCGGTCGCGCTAATGGTAGTGGACGTCGACAGGTTGATTGGAATCGTTTCGGTTTAGATGATGACGGACCTGGCGACGTGGTTGTAGCAAATTTTCGGCAACGAGGTAATTCCGGTGGCTTTGTTGATTTGGGTAATGAATATACATACGCTGCTGGTGGACACCAAGCCTCTGGACGCAACGAGATATTTGCCGATGAGCAGGGCGACAAACCATG gtggcgttcgaatttttttatctcaCAACCAGTGCTATTCGGCACTTGGGATGGCGTCTTCACCTCCTGCCTTATAAATGTATTCGGTGTGATTGTATTTTTGCGTTCTGGTTGGATTGTAGCACAAGCGGGCATAATTAATGCAGTGCTAATTATATTTTGCACTGTAGTCATAGCGTTAGTTTCCGTGCTATCTGCCGTGGGCATTTGTGAGCGCTGTCGTGTAGAAAGCGGTGGTGTGTATTTTCTTGTAGCTCACACATTGGGCTCACGTTTTGGCGGCTCACTTGGTTTGCTATACTGTTTCGGACAAGCGGTGGGTTGCGCTTTAAATGTTATGGGTTTTGGCGAGAGTATGGCGGGACTGGTTGGACTGGAGGGCAACAAATGGGCGATACGTGGCTTCGCTACCGCCGCTGTGCTACTTCTGGGCTGCATCAATGTGGCCGGCGTGAAGTGGGTTATAAAGCTGCAGTTCATTTTACTAATGATATTGCTGGTTTCAGCTTTAGATTTTATGGTTGGCAGTTTCATAGGCTTCGATCCAg atAATGGTTTTGAAGGCTGGGGCAGCAGTAATTTCTGGGAAAATTTAATGCCGAAATATGAGGATGGCTACTCATGGTTCCGCGTGTTTGGCGTATTCTTTCCAACTGTGACGGGTGTGCTTTCCGGTATTAACATGAGCGGTGACTTGCGCGCTCCTTCCACCGACATACCAAATGGCACTTTGGCGGCTTTTGGCACGTC CACCTTCCTTTATTTGGTGTTCGTGCTATTTCTGGGTGCCACCTGCACACACTCCACTTTGCTCACCAATTATATGATCTCCGTGAAAGTATCAGCGGTGCCGTTGCTGTTACTGGCTGGCATATATGTATCCAGTATGTCATCGTGTTTGGGCGCTATGTACGGCACGCCGCGTGTTTTGCAAAGTATAGCTAATGAGAGCGTTATACCTGGCATCGATGTACTCGGCAAAGGT CGCGGTCCCAATAAAGTGCCGCTCTATGCCATGGGCGTTGTTGCTGTGGTTACGGTCTCTTTCATCATAGTTGGTGATATTAATTTCCTTGCACCCATCGTGACTATGCCCTTCTTATTGACCTACGCTTGCATTGACTACTCTTACTTTGCTTTGGCGCAAACGTTCGACATACAAGAACAACGCGAGGAACGTTTTCGCATACAGGCGTCTAGTCCATCTTATGAGACGCGCCGTTATGGCACTGCGCAATCACCCGGCGGCGATAGCAACGATTTGGATTTGCTATTTCCCGATCGCGTGCGTCATAAAAACTTGCAACAAACACCACAAAATTCACCACATCATGTGCCTTCAAATGTCGCCTCAActgctgctgcagctgctatGGCGACGGCTAATCAAGAGACTGAACGCAATCATatccaacaacagcaatatgGTAGCGATGCCAATGGCGCTGCTT GTGATGGCTACAACAGCACAAACGTGCAGGAAGGTGGCGCGACGGAACAACCGGCGGATGATGAGGAGCCAATTGCGCCCATACGCTTGCCCATACACTCCAAGACGAAGAACTGGTATTCGCCTTTCTGCAATCGCTGGGCGTCGCTGCTGGGG ACGTTTATGAAACTGCTCGTTATGCTGTTGGTCAATTGGTATTATGCGCTCACATGCTTCGTTGTTGTGTTCATTGTGTGGTTTTATGTGGGCACTGCTAATCCTGCCGTGAAACCAGGCCTAACGGCAGAATTCAATTTCTTCGCGTGGCTAAAAAGCGTCATATTCAGATGTTTTGG CAAGCGCATGCACGAGTACGAGCAGGTTGTGGTGACGCCCACCTGTCCAGGCGTCGACTTCTCGCGCACACAATTGAATGAGGATAATGCTGATTTCTCGCAACGCAGTCGCTACCATCACTCCGCTGTGGTGGAAGGTCATCTCATCGATGACGTATGA